The following proteins are co-located in the Sebaldella sp. S0638 genome:
- a CDS encoding pitrilysin family protein: MLKLTNTPKGIKIIYDYISNVSSASIGVFIKTGAKDETVEEHGLSHLIEHMMFKGTKNRNYQEISQEVDYLGGSINAYTSKEETVYYISVLKDYVEQALEILCDMVGNSTFDEEELEKEKDVIVEEIKMYQDTPDDLVMELNSKDSITGNLGKPIIGTEESVKGFTRENIVKYYTERYTKDNIVIVVSGNFKKEKIKRIIDKYFGNFNQERTDRYEKIDFSFQNGEKIYEKDIKQVNICISYPGVSYLDENRIYYDVISNIMGGTMSSRLFQKIREEMGLAYSVHTFNQTYKEGGVVTTYIGTNEKSYKKAIKITKDEFLNLRRNGINLSELEKAQNKFLSKIAFSLENVRNRMNIIGTHYLKYGEIFDEEKLRTEVKNVDLNLINDFIKDKYYEENVTILGDIKWKK, translated from the coding sequence ATGTTAAAACTAACTAATACGCCAAAAGGAATAAAAATAATTTATGACTATATTTCAAATGTTTCTTCAGCATCCATAGGTGTCTTTATAAAAACAGGAGCAAAGGATGAAACAGTTGAAGAGCATGGATTGTCACATTTAATAGAGCATATGATGTTTAAAGGAACTAAGAACAGAAATTATCAGGAAATATCACAAGAGGTGGATTATTTAGGCGGGAGCATTAATGCTTATACCAGCAAAGAAGAAACAGTATATTATATAAGTGTTCTGAAAGACTATGTCGAGCAGGCGCTGGAAATTTTATGCGATATGGTGGGAAATTCTACATTTGATGAGGAAGAGCTTGAAAAAGAAAAAGATGTAATAGTGGAAGAAATAAAAATGTATCAGGATACACCGGATGATCTGGTTATGGAGCTTAATTCCAAAGACAGTATAACAGGGAATCTGGGGAAACCCATTATAGGTACTGAAGAAAGTGTAAAAGGTTTTACAAGAGAAAATATTGTAAAATATTATACTGAAAGATATACAAAAGATAACATCGTAATAGTCGTATCAGGAAACTTTAAAAAAGAAAAAATCAAAAGAATAATAGATAAATATTTCGGTAATTTTAATCAGGAGAGAACTGACAGATATGAAAAGATAGATTTTTCATTTCAAAATGGAGAAAAAATCTATGAAAAAGACATAAAACAGGTAAATATATGTATATCTTATCCGGGAGTTTCTTATCTTGACGAAAACAGAATTTACTATGACGTAATATCAAATATAATGGGAGGAACTATGAGTTCCAGACTATTTCAAAAAATCAGGGAAGAAATGGGACTGGCATATTCTGTTCACACATTTAACCAGACATACAAAGAAGGCGGAGTAGTAACAACATATATAGGGACAAACGAAAAGTCATATAAAAAAGCTATCAAGATTACGAAAGACGAATTTTTGAATCTTAGAAGAAACGGGATAAATCTTTCTGAACTGGAAAAAGCACAGAATAAATTTTTGAGCAAAATAGCTTTTTCATTAGAAAATGTAAGAAACAGAATGAATATTATAGGTACTCATTATTTGAAATACGGAGAGATATTTGAT